From a single Nostoc edaphicum CCNP1411 genomic region:
- a CDS encoding ABC-F family ATP-binding cassette domain-containing protein produces the protein MLRLEHISKIYPTGEVLKDINWEVKPGDRIGLVGVNGAGKSTQLKIISGEIEPTAGEIIRPNSLHIAYLNQEFEVDPTRTVREEFWTVFQEANEVQLSLAHIPQEMETANPEELDRLIDKLDRLQRKFEALDGYNLDARIGKILPEMGFGLEDGDRLVSAFSGGWQMRMSLGKILLQKPDLLLLDEPTNHLDLETIEWLENYLRGLITPMVIVSHDREFLDRLCTQIVETERGVSASYLGNYSAYLEQKAESQSAQLSAYERQQKELEKQQTFVDRFRASATRSTQAKSREKQLDKIERIEAPVGGMRTLHFRFPPAPRSGREVVEIKDLTHLYGEKILFLSANLLIERGDRIAFLGPNGAGKSTLLRVIMGMEPPTEGSVQLGDHNVIPGYFEQNQAEALDLNKTVMETIHDEVPDWDNQEVRTLLGRFLFTGDTVFKPVGALSGGEKARLALAKMLLRPANLLILDEPTNHLDIPAKEMLEEALKNYDGTAIVVSHDRYFISQVANKIVEIRDGEFRVYLGDYHYYLQKIAEEKEQAKLAAITAEKAAKKAAKASTKKK, from the coding sequence ATGCTGCGACTAGAACATATAAGTAAAATTTATCCCACAGGCGAAGTTCTCAAAGATATCAACTGGGAAGTTAAACCAGGCGATCGCATTGGCTTAGTCGGTGTCAATGGTGCTGGAAAATCCACCCAGTTAAAGATCATTTCTGGGGAAATTGAACCCACCGCCGGCGAAATCATTCGCCCTAATAGCTTACATATAGCTTACCTCAACCAAGAGTTTGAAGTAGACCCCACCCGCACCGTTAGAGAAGAATTTTGGACTGTCTTCCAAGAAGCCAACGAAGTCCAGTTATCTCTGGCGCACATACCACAAGAGATGGAAACGGCTAACCCAGAGGAACTGGATCGACTGATCGACAAGTTGGATCGCTTGCAGCGCAAATTTGAAGCCTTGGATGGCTACAACTTAGATGCACGCATCGGGAAAATTCTACCAGAGATGGGGTTTGGGCTAGAAGATGGCGATCGCCTCGTTAGCGCCTTCAGTGGTGGTTGGCAAATGCGGATGAGTTTAGGTAAAATCCTCCTGCAAAAACCTGACTTGTTGCTGCTGGATGAACCGACTAACCACCTAGATTTAGAAACTATTGAGTGGTTGGAAAATTACCTCAGAGGGCTGATTACGCCGATGGTAATAGTCTCCCATGACCGGGAGTTCCTTGACCGTCTCTGCACCCAAATTGTGGAAACTGAACGTGGCGTTTCTGCTAGCTACCTTGGTAACTACTCGGCATATTTGGAACAAAAAGCCGAAAGTCAATCAGCACAACTGAGTGCTTACGAACGCCAGCAGAAAGAATTAGAAAAACAGCAAACCTTTGTTGATAGATTTCGCGCCAGTGCTACCCGCAGTACCCAGGCGAAAAGCCGGGAAAAGCAACTCGACAAAATCGAGCGCATTGAAGCACCCGTTGGTGGTATGAGAACTCTCCACTTCCGTTTTCCCCCTGCACCCCGCAGTGGACGCGAGGTAGTCGAAATTAAAGATTTAACTCATCTTTATGGTGAGAAAATCCTATTTTTATCAGCAAATCTCCTAATTGAAAGGGGCGATCGCATTGCTTTTCTTGGCCCCAATGGTGCTGGAAAATCTACCCTTCTGCGTGTAATTATGGGTATGGAACCACCCACGGAAGGTAGTGTTCAACTAGGGGATCACAACGTTATCCCCGGTTACTTTGAGCAAAATCAAGCTGAAGCTTTGGATTTGAATAAAACTGTTATGGAAACTATCCATGATGAAGTTCCAGACTGGGATAACCAAGAAGTCCGCACCCTTTTGGGACGCTTCCTATTTACAGGTGATACTGTATTTAAGCCAGTTGGGGCATTAAGTGGAGGAGAAAAAGCTCGTCTGGCGTTGGCAAAAATGCTCTTACGTCCCGCGAACTTACTAATTTTAGACGAGCCGACAAACCACCTAGATATTCCAGCGAAAGAAATGCTGGAAGAAGCGCTCAAAAATTATGACGGTACGGCAATTGTAGTTTCCCACGATCGCTACTTTATTTCGCAAGTAGCTAACAAAATCGTCGAAATTCGTGATGGGGAATTCCGCGTTTACTTAGGAGACTATCATTACTATCTCCAGAAAATTGCCGAAGAAAAAGAACAAGCAAAGTTAGCTGCGATCACTGCTGAAAAAGCTGCTAAAAAAGCTGCAAAAGCTTCTACCAAAAAGAAATAA
- the gpmI gene encoding 2,3-bisphosphoglycerate-independent phosphoglycerate mutase has protein sequence MTKAPVAPVVLVILDGWGYCEEKRGNAIVAAKTPIVDSLWTAYPHTLIRTSGKAVGLPEGQMGNSEVGHLNIGAGRVVPQELVRISDAVEDGSIALNPALVKICQEVRSRNSKLHLVGLCSEGGVHSHITHLFGLLDLAKNQQIPEVCIHAITDGRDTAPTDGVKAITLLQDYINRTGIGRIVTLSGRYYAMDRDHRWDRVKRAYDVMTQDGTGDNRTAVEILQESYAEGVKDEFINPIRIAPGAIEPGDGVIFFNFRPDRSRQLTQALVSPTFNGFERQQITPLSFVTFTQYDSDLPVAVAFEPQNLSNILGEVIANHSLNQFRTAETEKYAHVTYFFNGGLEEPFAGEDRELVSSPMVATYDHAPAMSAVAVTDVAIAAIQKGIYSLVVINYANPDMVGHTGQIDATITAIETVDRCLGRLLESVIKAGGTTIITADHGNAEYMLDEGGNPWTAHTTNPVPLILVEGEKVKIPGYGTNVELRSDGKLSDIAPTILEILQLPQPPEMTGRSLLKTADYELQRTRTPVQVGL, from the coding sequence ATGACCAAAGCACCTGTTGCTCCTGTGGTGCTAGTCATTTTAGACGGATGGGGCTACTGCGAGGAAAAGCGAGGAAACGCTATTGTTGCTGCTAAAACTCCCATTGTGGATAGTTTATGGACAGCTTACCCGCACACTCTCATCCGCACATCAGGAAAAGCCGTAGGGTTGCCAGAAGGTCAAATGGGCAACTCGGAAGTAGGTCATTTGAATATTGGTGCTGGGCGAGTTGTACCGCAAGAACTGGTACGCATCTCTGATGCGGTTGAAGACGGTTCTATTGCCTTAAACCCAGCACTCGTCAAAATTTGCCAGGAAGTTCGCTCTCGGAATAGCAAGCTGCATCTAGTCGGGCTTTGTTCTGAGGGAGGGGTACATTCGCATATCACCCATCTATTCGGACTACTTGACTTAGCCAAAAACCAGCAAATTCCAGAAGTTTGTATTCACGCTATCACCGATGGTCGTGACACCGCCCCAACTGACGGTGTAAAAGCAATCACACTGCTGCAAGATTATATAAACCGCACAGGCATTGGACGCATAGTCACCCTCAGCGGTCGCTACTACGCGATGGATCGCGATCATCGCTGGGATCGAGTAAAACGCGCCTACGACGTGATGACCCAAGATGGTACAGGTGATAATCGCACGGCTGTGGAAATCTTGCAAGAATCTTACGCCGAAGGGGTAAAAGATGAATTTATCAACCCCATCCGAATTGCACCAGGTGCAATAGAACCAGGGGATGGAGTGATATTTTTCAACTTCCGCCCCGATCGCTCCAGACAACTGACTCAAGCTTTGGTCAGTCCCACATTTAACGGTTTTGAAAGACAGCAAATCACACCACTGTCTTTTGTCACGTTTACACAGTATGATTCAGACTTACCCGTGGCTGTAGCCTTTGAGCCTCAGAATCTCAGTAACATTCTGGGAGAAGTCATAGCTAATCACAGTCTGAATCAGTTCCGCACCGCCGAAACAGAAAAATACGCCCACGTCACCTATTTCTTTAATGGTGGTCTGGAGGAACCTTTTGCTGGAGAAGATCGGGAACTGGTAAGCAGCCCGATGGTAGCGACTTACGATCACGCCCCAGCGATGTCAGCAGTAGCAGTTACAGATGTTGCGATCGCAGCGATTCAAAAGGGTATATATTCCCTAGTTGTGATTAACTATGCCAACCCAGACATGGTAGGGCATACTGGTCAAATCGACGCTACGATTACAGCAATTGAAACAGTTGATCGCTGTTTGGGACGCTTGCTAGAGAGCGTTATCAAAGCCGGTGGTACAACAATTATTACTGCCGATCACGGCAACGCTGAGTATATGCTAGATGAAGGGGGTAATCCCTGGACAGCTCATACTACTAACCCAGTCCCCTTAATTTTGGTAGAAGGCGAGAAAGTCAAAATCCCTGGATATGGTACAAATGTCGAACTGCGAAGCGATGGCAAGCTATCCGACATCGCTCCCACGATTCTAGAGATTTTACAGCTGCCTCAGCCACCAGAAATGACCGGGCGATCGCTGCTAAAAACAGCAGATTATGAACTGCAACGCACTCGCACGCCTGTGCAAGTAGGACTGTAA
- the secG gene encoding preprotein translocase subunit SecG, which translates to MTVTNIVQGIWAFSATGLIILVLLHSPKGDGIGAIGGQAQLFSSTKSAENTLNRITWALTVIFLGLTVVLSAGWLPK; encoded by the coding sequence ATGACAGTTACTAATATCGTGCAAGGCATTTGGGCGTTTTCCGCCACTGGTTTGATTATCTTGGTTTTACTGCATAGCCCCAAAGGTGATGGCATTGGAGCCATTGGCGGACAAGCCCAGCTATTTAGCAGCACCAAAAGTGCAGAAAACACCTTAAATCGAATTACTTGGGCATTGACAGTAATCTTTTTAGGTTTAACAGTGGTTTTAAGTGCCGGTTGGTTGCCTAAATAA
- a CDS encoding peptidase, which translates to MGKITQHPILKSLINLISRRLITALAFFLGTGLLIVFTNLQSSDGFTLIPKYIYSNLIISLSPSSPSKPHPLPPTLAQWQDNTNSGDYFSQVTTTQVGYLVWSQFPIRVYVESPKAVSEKQAQAWVNGVLRGVQEWSNYLPLTIVEKPEIADITIVRKAPPLQISPGSNIPRARSAQTTYELYTSNKVLSHRFTILLSPSQTGEYLIAAARHEFGHALGIWGHSPLQTDALYFSQVRNPQPISPRDVNTLKLVYEQPTSLGWPLGDNSKIN; encoded by the coding sequence ATGGGGAAAATAACCCAACACCCAATACTTAAGAGCCTAATAAATTTAATTTCACGGCGGTTAATCACAGCCCTTGCCTTTTTTCTTGGCACAGGGCTGTTAATCGTTTTTACTAATCTCCAGTCAAGTGACGGGTTTACATTAATACCAAAATATATATATTCAAACTTAATAATCTCTCTATCTCCATCATCTCCTTCAAAACCCCATCCCTTACCGCCTACACTCGCACAGTGGCAAGATAATACTAATAGTGGTGACTACTTTTCCCAAGTTACAACAACTCAAGTTGGTTATTTAGTCTGGTCGCAATTTCCGATTCGAGTTTATGTAGAATCACCAAAAGCCGTTAGCGAAAAACAAGCTCAAGCATGGGTTAATGGTGTCTTGCGGGGTGTACAAGAGTGGAGTAATTATTTACCTTTAACAATAGTTGAAAAGCCAGAAATTGCTGATATTACAATTGTAAGAAAAGCGCCACCTCTACAAATTTCGCCTGGTAGTAATATACCCCGTGCGCGATCGGCACAAACTACTTACGAGTTATACACCAGCAACAAAGTTTTATCCCACCGCTTCACCATTTTGTTAAGTCCCAGTCAAACAGGTGAGTATCTCATTGCAGCAGCCCGCCACGAATTCGGTCATGCATTGGGAATTTGGGGTCATAGTCCGCTACAAACTGATGCGCTATATTTTTCTCAAGTTCGTAACCCGCAGCCTATTTCTCCCAGAGATGTAAATACTCTAAAGCTGGTTTATGAACAGCCAACCAGTTTAGGATGGCCTTTAGGGGATAATTCGAAAATTAATTGA
- a CDS encoding DUF29 domain-containing protein, which yields MTAIIDIKTLYESNYLQWLEETIKCLKNRQLADVDYENLIEELEDLAKNEKRRIRSLLEQIIRHLLLYQYWDLEKPRNANHWAAEIISFRNQINEDLSTNIRKHLEENSSISYSNALDYVKTKTKVNNLPELCPYTLEQILDKNWLP from the coding sequence ATGACTGCAATCATCGATATAAAAACATTATATGAATCCAATTACCTGCAATGGTTAGAGGAGACTATTAAATGTCTCAAAAATCGACAATTAGCAGACGTTGACTATGAAAACTTAATAGAAGAATTGGAAGATTTGGCTAAAAATGAAAAAAGGCGAATAAGAAGTTTATTAGAACAGATTATTAGACATTTATTACTTTATCAATATTGGGATTTAGAAAAGCCAAGGAATGCTAATCATTGGGCAGCAGAAATTATTAGTTTTCGTAATCAAATAAATGAAGATTTAAGCACCAATATACGCAAACATTTAGAGGAGAATTCTAGCATAAGTTATAGCAATGCATTAGATTATGTTAAGACTAAGACTAAAGTAAACAATTTACCTGAATTATGTCCTTATACCTTAGAGCAAATTTTGGATAAAAATTGGTTGCCTTAA